A DNA window from Cutaneotrichosporon cavernicola HIS019 DNA, chromosome: 2 contains the following coding sequences:
- the POT1 gene encoding uncharacterized protein (Belongs to the thiolase family): MSPLQSITNALPSLGKARLLMNSADDVVIVSTVRTPLTKAKKGGFKDTLHEDLLKAVLVEVVKRGKVDPTTIGDIVVGNVLPPGSGATIGRMAQLAAGIPYTVPMHTLNRQCSSGLQSVVDVANAIRAGDYDIGLAAGVESMTEHYGAGTMPAALSDSIMSYPEAADCLMPMGITSENVAKEYKVSREAQDEFAAKSYQKAYAAQQAGKFKEETVPVKTKWVDPKTQEEKEIIVDHDDGIRDGVTKESLSKLKPAFSKTGSTHAGNASQITDGAAAVLLARRSVAQKLGLPILAKYVTNAVVGVPPKVMGIGPAFAIPAVLAKAGISKEDVDIYEINEAFASQALMTILHVGLPQEKVNPVGGAIAFGHPLGATGARQIATALAEAKREKAKIIVTSMCIGTGMGMAAVLVNEQ; encoded by the exons ATGTCGCCTCTCCAGTCCATCACAAacgccctcccctccctcggCAAGGCCCGCCTCCTCATGAACTCGGCTGatgacgtcgtcatcgtctcgACCGTCCGTACCCCGCTCACCAAG GCCAAGAAGGGTGGTTTCAAGGACACTCTCCACGAGgacctcctcaaggccgtccttgtcgaggtcgtcaagcgcggcaaggtcgacccCACCACCATTGG cgacattgtcgtcggCAACGTCCTGCCTCCTGGCTCGGGCGCCACCATCGGCCGCAtggcccagctcgccgccggcatTCCCTACAC CGTCCCCATGCACACGCTCAACCGCCAGTGCTCGTCGGGCCTGCAGTCGGTCGTTGATGTCGCCAACGCTATCAGGGCTGGCGACTACGACATCGGTCTCGCTGCCGGTGTCGAGTCCATGACCGAGCACTACGGTGCCGGCACCATGCCCGCTGCGCTCTCGGACAGCATCATGTCGTAccccgaggccgccgactGCCTGATGCCCATGGGTATCACCTCGGAGAACGTAGCCAAGGAGTACAAGGTTTCGCGTGAGGCGCAGGACGAGTTTGCAGCCAAGTCGTACCAGAAGGCCTACGCCGCCCAGCAGGCCGGCAAGTTCAAGGAGGAGACTGTCCCCGTTAAGACCAAGTGGGTCGACCCCAAGACccaggaggagaaggagatcaTTGTCGACCATGACGACGGCATCCGTGACGGTGTGACCAAGGAGTCGCTCAGCAAGCTCAAGCCCGCCTTCTCCAAGACGGGCTCGACCCACGCTGGTAACGCCTCGCAGATCACCGATGGTGCGgccgccgtcctcctcgcccgccgcaGCGTCGCCCAGaagctcggcctccccatcctcgcAAAGTACGTTACCAACGCTGTCGTCGGTGTTCCCCCCAAGGTCATGGGCATTGGACCCGCCTTTGCCATTcccgccgtcctcgccaaggccggcaTCTCAAAGGAGGACGTTGACATCTACGAGATCAACGAGGCCTTTGCGTCCCAGGCCCTCATGACCATCCTCCACGTCGGCCTTCCTCAGGAGAAGGTCAACCccgtcggcggcgccatCGCCTTTGGCCACCCCCTCGGCGCTACTGGCGCGCGCCAGATTGCCActgccctcgccgaggccaagcgtgagaaggccaagatcATCGTCACCTCGATGTGCATTGGTACCGGCATGGGCATGGCAGCGGTTCTGGTGAACGAGCAGTAG
- the OST2 gene encoding uncharacterized protein (Essential subunit of the N-oligosaccharyl transferase (OST) complex which catalyzes the transfer of a high mannose oligosaccharide from a lipid-linked oligosaccharide donor to an asparagine residue within an Asn-X-Ser Thr consensus motif in nascent polypeptide chains): protein MASAAPTSKQLQSSLSTLISNYQSTVPARVKLIDCFLLFLIISGVTQFAYRLLVTSHPYGAFVGGFGSTVGQFCLLAGLRAQVAPGRDAEFKAVSQERAFADFTAASIALHLFCFNFLG from the exons ATGGCTTCCGCAGCTCCCACGTCCAAGCAGCTCCAGTCGTCCCTATCCACGCTCATTAGCAATTACCAGAGCACAGTGCCTGCGCgcgtcaagctcatcgactgcttcctcctcttcctcatcatctCGGGCGTTACGCAGTTTGCCTACCGCCTTCTCGTCACTTCGCACCCCTACGGCGCTTTTGTCGGCGG attCGGGTCAACCGTCGGCCAGTTCTGTCTCCTCGCCGGCTTGCGCGCCCAGGTCGCGCCGGGGCGTGACGCCGAGTTCAAGGCCGTGTCCCAAGAGCG CGCCTTTGCCGACTTTACTGCTGCGTCGATCGCGCTGCACCTGTTCTGCTTCAACTTCTTGGGATGA
- a CDS encoding uncharacterized protein (Belongs to the SNF7 family) — protein sequence MSNLEKALFQLKFTAKTLQRQAKKANKDETAEKNKLKAALQKGNTEGARIYAQNAIRKKTEGLNLLRLASRIDAVASRVETAVTMRSVTGSMANVVRGMDKAMESMNLERISMVMEKFESQFNDLDVQTSYMESTMSDTTALTTPQDQVDSLINQVADEAGLEIQHGLGEAKVPTEQIATPAQTEAPMEEDGHLAQRLRALRPAV from the exons ATGAGCAATCTCGAGA AGGCCTTGTTTCAGCTGAAG TTCACGGCCAAGACGCTGCAACGGcaggcgaagaaggcgaaCAAGGACGAGACGGCGGAGAAGAACAAGCTGAAAGCT gcacTGCAGAAGGGCAACACGGAGGGAGCGCGGATCTACGCCCAGAATGCCATCCGGAAGAAGACCGAAGggctcaacctcctccgcctggCGTCGCGGATTGATGCGGTTGCGAGCCGCGTCGAGACGGCCGTCACTATGCGTTCGGTGACTGGAAGCATGGCCAACGTCGTGCGTGGGATGGACAAGGCGATGGAGAGCATGAACCTTGAGCGG ATATCTATGGTTATGGAGAAGTTTGAGTCACAGttcaacgacctcgacgtccagACGTCGTATATGGAGTCGACGATGAGCGACACGACGGCGCTCACTACGCCGCAGGATCAGGTTGACTCGCTCATCAACCAggttgccgacgaggcgggtCTCGAGATTCAACacgggcttggcgaggcCAAGGTGCCCACCGAGCAGATTGCTACACCTGCGCAGACCGAGGCGCCGATGGAAGAGGACGGACATCTCGCCCAGCGCCTGCGTGCCCTTCGC CCGGCCGTGTGA
- the SVP26 gene encoding uncharacterized protein (Transmembrane adaptor Erv26), protein MISLLHLLSYLGGMTAFLFITLSLASGLLWVAELIEEHSRYARVVGVRAIYAIIVLHALLYVIDGLPFLHIVFSIFCHVVYLQHFAAGSWPFISLISPVFILSCILVVTDHFLWFFYFADIAQEAKRARAARYRYAQHAVRDAPSFMDVAAFFATCVWFIPLFLFLSLSANDNVIPSFDTSAPPSPRGSTVDLTQMDRPTSPRRRLMGASLVKTVLNPIISLLPSGRRRRSHGIIAPPTPRGQSPAPSHQVYSPWGESQGSTPPRPPMVSEHSFGAVSGRNTPPPLSRPPRSRSGSTRSVREENGLVSPTRGRQALPVVDTGARNKAD, encoded by the exons ATGATAtcgctcctccaccttctcTCCTATCTCGGGGGCATGACGgccttcctcttcatcacGTTATCACTAG CAAGCGGGCTCCTCTGGGtggccgagctcatcgaggagCACTCTCGCTatgcgcgcgtcgtcggcgtacGCGCCATCTAC GCGATCATCGTGCTGCACGCGCTGCTGTACGTTATCGACGGCTTGCCGTTCCTCCACATCGTCTTCTCGATCTTCTGTCACGTTGTGTACCTACAGCACTTTGCGGCGGGCTCGTGGCCGTTCATCTCCCTCATCTCCCCTGTATTCATCCTCAGTTGTATCTTAGTGGTCACCGACCACTTCCTCTGGTTCTTCTACTTTGCCGATATCGCCCAGGAAGCCAAACGtgcccgcgccgcgagATACCGGTACGCGCAGCATGcggtgcgcgacgcgcctTCCTTCATGGACGTTGCTGCATTCTTCGCGACCTGCGTCTGGTTCATCccactcttcctcttcctgaGCCTGAGCGCGAACGACAACGTCATCCCCTCTTTTG ACACGTCGgctcctccatcgccgAGGGGGAGCACTGTCGACCTCACGCAGATGGACAGGCCGACttcgccgaggcggagacTTATGGGCGCGTCCCTTGTCAAGACGGTACTCAATCCTATCATTagcctcctcccctctgggcggaggaggaggagccaCGGCATcatcgcgccgccgacgccgcgcggccAGTCCCCCGCGCCCAGCCACCAGGTCTACTCGCCGTGGGGCGAGTCGCAGGGATccacgcctcctcgacccccCATGGTCTCGGAACACAGTTTCGGTGCCGTATCGGGGAGGAacacgccgccaccgctgTCTAGGCCACCCAGGTCGCGGTCCGGGAGCACAAGGAGCGTGAGAGAGGAGAACGGGCTGGTGTCCCCAACACGGGGCCGCCAAGCGCTACCGGTGGTCGACACGGGCGCGCGGAACAAGGCAGACTGA
- the COQ4 gene encoding uncharacterized protein (Component of the coenzyme Q biosynthetic pathway. May play a role in organizing a multi-subunit COQ enzyme complex required for coenzyme Q biosynthesis. Required for steady-state levels of other COQ polypeptides), with the protein MARPRVLPLARAFSASASASSSTPISRGWPTGPTPPGANYPTHVPLNVGQNALLAIGSGLVGVVNYATRPDLIATLSESTAASFLPRLHEAMSAHPEGRQILRDRPVVSSDTVNLDSLRSMRRGTVGREYVEWLDRDGILPDSREAVRYIDSPALAYTMLRYRQTHDLYHTLFCLPPTLAHELTLKVIEWANMGLPAAALSSTFGPLRLSPKRRQMWREDWVPYALRTGAEGRSLVGVYWEKRWEQGIGELRRELGVTRMQDPAVIAQWKGYRVLRERERQLRRTGEWIDEPEEW; encoded by the exons ATGGCGCGCCCACGAGTCTTGCCTCTCGCGCGGGCCTTttcggcctcggcctcggcctcgtcctccacaCCCATCTCGCGAGGCTGGCCGACGGGCCCCACTCCCCCCGGCGCAAACTATCCCACCCATGTACCCCTCAACGTCGGCCAGaacgccctcctcgccattgGCAGCGGGCTGGTCGGCGTGGTCAACTACGCCACGCGCCCCGACCTCATTGCGACTCTGAGCGAGAGCACTGCCGCATCGTTCCTTCCTCGCCTGCATGAGGCTATGAGCGCGCATCCCGAGGGCAGGCAGATTCTGCGTGACCGGCCAGTCGTTTCTTCCGACACGGTCAATTTGGACTCGTTGAGGAGTATGCGGCGCGGGACGGTGGGGCGCGAGTATGTCGAGTGGCTGGATCGGGATGGGATTTTGCCCGATTCGCGAGAGGCC GTCCGGTATATCGATTCACCGGCGCTGGCTTATACGATGCTCAGGTATCGCCAGACACACGATCTCTACCATACCCTCTTCTGTCTTCCTCCGACACTCGCACACGAACTTACGCTTAAAGTAATCGAGTGGGCGAACATGGGTCTTCCGGCCGCGGCCCTGTCCAGTACCTTTGGACCGTTGCGGTTGAGTCCTAAACGACGCCAGATGTGGCGCGAGGACTGGGTACCGTACGCTCTGCGTaccggcgccgagggccgGTCACTCGTCGGCGTGTACTGGGAGAAGCGGTGGGAACAGGGGATCGGAGAGCTGCGccgtgagctcggcgtcactAGGATGCAAGACCCAGCAGTCATTGCGCAGTGGAAGGGTTACCGCGTCctgagggagagggagcgTCAACTGCGGCGTACGGGCGAGTGGATCGACGAGCCAGAGGAGTGGTAA
- a CDS encoding uncharacterized protein (to TIGR gene model, INSD accession) — protein MTDLDAVFDEEAEVGSLPPSPDPEGSASDVRGEVEVAALHPPDTGYAWSFLVAGTVIELFVWGLPWSVGVLHEFWARDMFPGQESTLTVAATLMTGAMYMTAAIGPLFTMFPQYTKHMQVVGMAVASVGLVSSAFVTSAGQLIVTLGVLYPFAGALYLPCATMIYEWFHARRGLATGIMFGGTGVGGTIFPFVTTALLHRFGYKATMISIGLAFAVVNSIALYFVKRRIPVPRRSIKATLKKDRNTDWSFWKHRSIWLATAIILSTSMGNFLPSLWMPSYAEAIHAHSPDGTALVAIMNAASVLGNTITGYLSDRLPTRIVVTLSCILASFACLALWGLGTSQGLVGFSVVWGVTALSMVGTWSKMITIISKDDPTLPTFSFSFFTVLKGVGNLTSGPISTALLSKGPIGGKGAYGATNYGGLLIYTGVMAFIGGVPALFFPTK, from the exons ATGACCGACCTGGACGCTGTAttcgacgaggaggccgaggtgggctccctccccccctccccagACCCAGAGGGGTCGGCCTCGGATGTTAgaggcgaggtcgaggtcgcaGCACTCCATCCCCCCGACACGGGATATGCCTGGTCGTTCCTGGTGGCCGGGACGGTTATCGAGCTGTTCGTGTGGGGCTTGCCGTGGAGTGTGGGAGTCCTACATGAGTTCTGGGCGCGCGACATGTTTCCCGGTCAAGAAAGTACTTTGACTGTAGCGGCGACATTGATGACTGGCGCAATGTACATGACTGCCGCGATTGGGCC ATTGTTTACAATGTTTCCGCAATACACGAAACACATGCAGGTCGTCGGCATGGCGGTCGCTTCTGTCGGGCTGGTATCGTCGGCATTCGTGACTTCGGCAGGACAGCTTATCGTCACGTTGGGCGTGCTGTATCCGTTTGCCGGCGCGCTTTACCTTCCGTGTGCGACGATGATTTATGAGTGGTTCCACGCCAGGCGCGGCTTGGCCACCGGTATCATGTTTGGCGGCACCGGAGTTGGAGGAACGATATTTCCTTTTGTGACGACGGCTCTCCTCCATCGGTTCGGATACAAGGCGACCATGATCAGTATTGGCTTGGCCTTTGCAGTGGTTAATTCCATCGCTCTCTATTTCGTCAAGCGCCGTATCCCCGTCCCCCGGCGATCGATCAAGGCAACTTTGAAAAAGGACCGCAACACCGACTGGTCGTTTTGGAAACATCGCAGTATTTGGCTCGCCACAGCAATCATCCTCAGTACCAGCATGGGCAACTTTCTCCCATCGCTTTGGATGCCGAGTTACGCCGAGGCGATCCATGCGCATTCGCCGGACGGGACTGCGTTGGTGGCTATCATGAACGCGGCCAGCGTTCTGGGAAACACAATTACGGGGTATTTGAGTGATCGCCTGCCAACGCGGATTGTGGTTACGCTAAGCTGCATTCTCGCGAGCTTTGCCTGTCTCGCTCTGTGGGGACTGGGGACTAGCCAAGGCTTAGTGGGGTTTAGTGTCGTTTGGGGCGTGACGGCCCTAAGCATGGTCGGGACGTGGAGCAAGATGATCACTATTATCAGCA AGGACGACCCTACCCTCCCGACCTTTTCTTTCTCATTCTTCACCGTCCTCAAGGGGGTCGGAAACCTCACCTCGGGCCCTATTTCCActgccctcctctccaaggGCCCTATCGGGGGAAAAGGTGCTTACGGCGCCACAAACTACGGCGGCCTGCTCATCTATACCGGCGTCATGGCTTTCATTGGCGGTGTCCCCGCCCTGTTCTTCCCAACCAAGTAG